The proteins below are encoded in one region of Mycobacterium pseudokansasii:
- a CDS encoding pyridoxal phosphate-dependent aminotransferase, producing MDSDETMDDVTTHQLPWHASTHHRQRTFAQSSKLQDVLYEIRGPVHQHAARLEAEGHRILKLNIGNPAPFGFEAPDVIMRDMIQALPYAQGYSDSQGILSARRAVVTRYELVDGFPRFDVDDVYLGNGVSELITMTLQALLDNGDQVLIPSPDYPLWTASTSLAGGTPVHYLCDETQNWQPDIADLESKITERTKALVVINPNNPTGAVYSREILTQMVDLARKHQLLLLADEIYDKILYDDAKHISVASLAYDMLCLTFNGLSKAYRVAGYRAGWLAITGPKDHASSFIEGISLLANMRLCPNVPAQHGIQVALGGHQSIEDLVLPGGRLLEQRDVAWTKLNEIPGVSCVKPEGALYVFPRLDPEVYDIADDEQLVLDLLLSEKILITQGTGFNWPAPDHLRIVTLPWARDLTAAIERLGNFLVSYRQ from the coding sequence CTGGACAGCGATGAGACCATGGATGACGTGACTACCCACCAGCTGCCATGGCACGCCTCCACACACCACCGGCAGCGCACCTTCGCACAGTCGTCCAAGCTTCAGGACGTCCTGTACGAAATCCGCGGACCGGTACACCAACACGCCGCGCGGCTGGAAGCCGAAGGTCACCGCATCCTCAAGCTCAACATCGGCAACCCGGCACCGTTCGGTTTCGAGGCGCCCGACGTGATCATGCGCGACATGATCCAAGCGCTGCCCTACGCCCAGGGATACTCCGACTCCCAGGGCATCCTGTCGGCTCGCCGCGCGGTGGTCACCCGCTACGAGCTGGTCGACGGCTTCCCCCGATTCGACGTCGACGACGTCTACCTGGGCAACGGGGTGTCCGAGCTGATCACCATGACCTTGCAGGCCCTCCTGGACAACGGCGACCAGGTGCTGATTCCCTCACCGGACTACCCCCTGTGGACGGCGTCGACCTCGTTGGCCGGCGGCACGCCCGTGCACTACCTCTGCGACGAGACCCAGAACTGGCAACCTGATATCGCCGACCTGGAATCCAAGATCACCGAGCGCACCAAGGCCCTGGTCGTGATCAACCCGAACAACCCGACCGGGGCGGTCTACAGCCGCGAAATCCTCACTCAGATGGTCGATCTGGCCCGCAAGCATCAACTGTTGCTGCTCGCCGACGAGATCTACGACAAGATCCTCTACGACGACGCCAAGCACATCAGCGTGGCCTCGCTCGCCTACGACATGTTGTGCCTGACCTTCAACGGCTTGTCCAAGGCATACCGGGTCGCCGGATACCGGGCCGGCTGGTTGGCGATCACCGGACCCAAGGACCATGCCAGCAGCTTCATCGAGGGGATCAGTCTGCTGGCCAACATGCGGCTGTGCCCGAATGTTCCTGCGCAGCACGGGATTCAAGTCGCGCTCGGTGGACATCAAAGCATCGAGGACCTCGTCCTGCCCGGCGGCCGGCTACTCGAGCAGCGCGACGTCGCCTGGACCAAGCTCAACGAGATTCCCGGCGTTTCCTGCGTCAAGCCGGAGGGAGCGCTTTATGTGTTTCCCAGGCTGGATCCCGAGGTCTACGACATCGCCGACGACGAGCAACTCGTCCTGGACCTGCTGCTGTCGGAGAAGATCCTGATCACCCAGGGCACCGGATTCAATTGGCCGGCACCGGACCACCTGCGCATCGTCACGTTGCCGTGGGCGCGCGATCTTACTGCCGCAATCGAGCGGCTGGGCAACTTCCTAGTCAGCTACCGGCAGTAG
- a CDS encoding heterodisulfide reductase-related iron-sulfur binding cluster, whose product MTTQTLIRLVVGLGMTAIVGAFALRRVWWLYKLIMSGQRASDRTDNLGIRIWTEIAEVFGQRRLLKWSIPGLAHFFTMWGFFILLTVYIEAYGLLFQPDFHIPIIGRWDALGFLQDFFATAVFLGIVTFAIIRLRTEPKEYGRGSRFYGSHTGGAWLILFMIFNVIWTYVLVRGSAVNNGTLPYGKGAFLSQLFGAILRPLGHTGNEILETVALLLHIGVMLAFLIIVLHSKHLHIFLAPINVVFKRLPDGLGPLLPIEADGKPIDFENPPDEAEFGRGKIEDFTWKGMLDFATCTECGRCQSQCPAWNTGKPLSPKLVIMDLRDHWMAKAPYLLGEKDAATEGGYVESGRGEHHHVPESGFGRVPGSGPEQANRPLVGTAEQGGVIDPDVLWSCVTCGACVEQCPVDIEHVDHIVDMRRYQVMMESEFPSELSVLFKNLENKGNPWGQNASDRTNWIDEVDFDVPVYGEDVDSFDGYEYLFWVGCAGAYDDKAKKTTKAVAELLAIAGVKFLVLGAGETCNGDSARRSGNEFLFQQLAAQAVETLDGVFEGVETVDRKIVVTCPHCFNTIGKEYRQLGSNYTVLHHTQLLNRLVRDSRLVPVTPVSQDITYHDPCYLGRHNKVYEAPRELIGFAGANLTEMPRHAERSFCCGAGGARMWMEEHIGKRINHERVDEALATNAATIATGCPFCRVMVTDGVNDRQEEAGRSGVEVLDVAQVLLGSLDRDAVKLPEKGTAAKEAEKRAEKTEKKEKAAPKAAAPTAPADTPAEAPTEAPTPTAPAAPAKGLGIAGGAKRPGAKKAAPSAGVDKETAEAPAAAPAKGLGLAAGAKKPGAKKAAPAPGVEKETATAPEVAPAALAKGLGIAAGAKRPGAKKAAPAATAPAAEPATTPEAETPPAAPVKGLGIAAGAKRPGAKKATPAAAAPEPAAPGEPETEPESESGALADADTAPPAAPVKGLGIAPGARPPGKR is encoded by the coding sequence GTGACCACGCAGACGCTCATCAGACTGGTAGTCGGCCTGGGCATGACCGCAATAGTGGGCGCGTTCGCGCTGCGGCGGGTCTGGTGGCTGTACAAGCTGATCATGTCCGGTCAACGGGCCAGCGACCGCACCGACAACCTCGGGATCCGGATCTGGACCGAGATCGCCGAGGTGTTCGGCCAGCGCCGGCTGCTGAAGTGGTCGATCCCGGGCCTGGCGCACTTCTTCACCATGTGGGGCTTCTTCATCCTGCTGACGGTCTATATCGAGGCCTACGGGTTGCTGTTCCAGCCCGACTTCCACATCCCGATCATCGGCCGATGGGACGCGCTGGGCTTTCTGCAGGACTTCTTTGCGACCGCGGTGTTCCTCGGGATCGTCACCTTCGCGATCATCCGGTTGCGGACGGAGCCCAAGGAGTACGGCCGCGGCTCACGGTTCTATGGCTCACACACCGGCGGCGCGTGGCTGATCTTGTTCATGATCTTCAACGTCATCTGGACCTATGTGTTGGTGCGCGGATCGGCGGTGAACAACGGCACGCTGCCCTACGGCAAGGGGGCGTTCCTGTCTCAGTTGTTCGGCGCGATCCTGCGTCCGCTGGGCCACACCGGTAACGAAATCCTGGAAACGGTGGCCCTGCTGCTGCACATCGGCGTCATGCTGGCCTTCCTGATCATCGTGCTGCACTCCAAGCACCTGCACATCTTCCTGGCCCCGATCAACGTCGTGTTCAAGCGCCTGCCCGACGGGCTGGGCCCACTGCTGCCCATCGAGGCCGACGGCAAGCCGATCGACTTCGAAAACCCGCCCGACGAAGCCGAATTCGGCCGCGGCAAGATCGAAGACTTCACCTGGAAGGGCATGCTCGATTTCGCCACCTGCACCGAATGTGGGCGCTGCCAGTCGCAGTGCCCGGCGTGGAACACCGGCAAACCGTTGTCGCCCAAGCTCGTCATCATGGACCTGCGGGACCACTGGATGGCCAAAGCGCCCTACCTGCTGGGCGAGAAGGACGCCGCAACGGAGGGCGGCTACGTCGAATCCGGTCGCGGCGAACACCACCACGTTCCCGAATCCGGCTTCGGGCGGGTCCCGGGGTCCGGACCGGAACAGGCAAACCGGCCGCTGGTCGGCACCGCCGAACAGGGCGGTGTCATCGATCCCGACGTGTTGTGGTCATGCGTGACCTGCGGGGCCTGCGTGGAGCAGTGCCCGGTGGACATCGAGCACGTCGACCACATTGTTGATATGCGCCGCTACCAGGTGATGATGGAGTCGGAGTTTCCCTCCGAGTTGTCCGTGCTGTTCAAAAACCTTGAGAACAAAGGAAATCCGTGGGGACAGAACGCCTCCGACCGCACCAACTGGATCGACGAGGTCGACTTCGACGTCCCGGTCTACGGCGAAGATGTCGACAGCTTCGACGGCTACGAGTACCTGTTCTGGGTGGGCTGCGCCGGCGCTTACGACGACAAAGCCAAGAAGACCACCAAGGCCGTCGCCGAGCTGCTCGCCATCGCCGGGGTGAAGTTTCTGGTGCTGGGTGCCGGGGAAACCTGCAACGGCGACTCCGCACGCCGCTCGGGCAACGAGTTCTTGTTCCAGCAACTGGCCGCCCAGGCCGTCGAGACGCTGGACGGGGTGTTCGAGGGCGTGGAGACCGTCGACCGCAAGATCGTGGTCACCTGCCCGCACTGCTTCAACACCATCGGTAAGGAATACCGGCAGCTGGGCAGCAATTACACGGTCTTGCACCACACTCAGCTGCTCAACCGGCTGGTGCGCGACAGCAGATTGGTCCCCGTCACCCCGGTCTCTCAAGACATCACCTATCACGACCCGTGCTATCTGGGCCGGCACAACAAGGTGTACGAGGCGCCGCGCGAGTTGATCGGCTTCGCGGGCGCCAACCTCACCGAGATGCCACGCCACGCCGAGCGGAGCTTCTGCTGCGGGGCGGGCGGTGCCCGCATGTGGATGGAAGAGCACATCGGCAAACGGATCAACCATGAACGCGTCGACGAGGCGCTGGCCACCAATGCCGCCACCATCGCCACCGGCTGCCCGTTCTGCCGGGTCATGGTGACCGACGGCGTCAACGACCGGCAGGAAGAAGCCGGTCGCAGCGGCGTCGAGGTGCTCGACGTGGCCCAGGTGTTGCTCGGGTCGCTGGATCGCGACGCGGTGAAACTGCCGGAGAAAGGCACGGCCGCCAAAGAGGCCGAGAAGCGGGCTGAGAAGACCGAGAAGAAAGAGAAGGCCGCGCCGAAAGCCGCCGCACCGACCGCTCCGGCTGACACACCGGCTGAGGCACCGACCGAGGCTCCGACGCCTACTGCGCCGGCCGCGCCGGCCAAGGGGCTGGGCATAGCGGGCGGAGCCAAGCGGCCCGGCGCGAAGAAAGCAGCCCCCAGCGCTGGCGTCGACAAAGAAACCGCCGAAGCACCCGCAGCCGCACCCGCCAAGGGGCTCGGCCTGGCAGCCGGAGCGAAGAAGCCCGGCGCCAAGAAAGCAGCCCCCGCCCCTGGCGTCGAAAAAGAAACCGCCACGGCGCCCGAAGTGGCGCCGGCTGCCCTGGCCAAGGGCCTCGGCATCGCCGCCGGCGCCAAGCGACCCGGCGCCAAGAAGGCCGCCCCGGCAGCGACCGCCCCCGCGGCTGAGCCCGCCACGACACCGGAGGCCGAAACACCGCCCGCGGCGCCCGTGAAAGGTCTGGGGATCGCCGCCGGCGCCAAGCGGCCGGGAGCGAAGAAAGCCACCCCAGCGGCGGCGGCGCCCGAGCCGGCCGCCCCTGGAGAACCTGAAACCGAACCGGAGTCCGAGTCCGGTGCCCTAGCCGATGCTGACACGGCTCCCCCCGCAGCGCCCGTCAAGGGACTGGGCATCGCACCCGGCGCCCGTCCACCGGGGAAGCGCTGA
- a CDS encoding DUF6262 family protein has translation MRRDNSQHLVAAAQRRRADTLERARQALQELDETGQRCTVMQIAAHAGVSRSWLYAQTELRDQLRRLTAKPETAESAPARIERGSDRLAAATPHTRPRTHSRTRGRKPSTAEPDRAPARTTPRQPRRRHPRHGHRPRRKAQLTPQNHRSSQR, from the coding sequence ATGCGTCGTGACAACAGTCAGCACCTCGTCGCCGCTGCCCAACGCCGTCGCGCCGACACCCTCGAACGGGCCCGCCAAGCCCTGCAGGAACTCGACGAAACCGGCCAGCGGTGCACCGTCATGCAGATCGCCGCCCATGCCGGCGTCTCCCGCTCATGGCTCTACGCCCAGACCGAACTGCGCGACCAACTCCGCCGACTGACCGCCAAACCGGAGACGGCCGAGTCGGCACCTGCCCGAATCGAGCGCGGATCCGATCGCCTCGCTGCGGCAACGCCTCACACTCGCCCACGAACGCATTCGCGAACTCGAGGACGAAAACCGTCAACTGCGGAACCAGATCGCGCTCCTGCACGGACAACTCCGCGTCAACCGCGTCGCCGCCACCCACGTCACGGACACCGTCCACGACGCAAAGCTCAGCTCACGCCGCAAAACCATCGGTCCAGCCAAAGATAA
- a CDS encoding tyrosine-type recombinase/integrase, which yields MWRLRRLGVSGHDGARLDFTAVQPPWLRELVKRWCRWRMSCGVGLGQLRRDRIALVRLSRLTPGLASSPGPIGLDRAALEAYLARLAVEIAHPKTRSAEIGCVTGFLHAVRQHRWASVPAEVQLYPSDQPRRDETPAPRAIPEFVMGQLENPANLDRISDPRIRLLVEILIRTGLRIGDATRLPLDCLVRDPQGAVYLRYRNHKMRRDAVVPIDDELATMIEAQQACTKQRFPTTGVLLPRSSANPGGRLPIPTATFHLQLGQWPETWCVTDELDQPVHVTAHQFRHTAATRWINHDVPQEVVRRLLDHTSHTMTAVYARLADSTIREHWERAQKINIRW from the coding sequence GTGTGGCGGCTACGACGGCTCGGTGTTTCCGGCCATGACGGGGCCCGCCTGGATTTCACCGCGGTGCAACCACCGTGGCTGCGAGAGCTGGTCAAACGTTGGTGCCGGTGGCGAATGTCGTGCGGAGTCGGGCTGGGGCAGCTGCGACGGGACCGCATTGCGCTGGTGCGGTTGTCGCGGCTGACACCGGGATTGGCGAGCTCGCCTGGCCCGATTGGGCTCGACCGCGCGGCGTTGGAGGCCTATCTGGCCCGACTGGCGGTCGAAATCGCGCACCCGAAGACCCGCAGCGCCGAAATCGGCTGCGTGACCGGCTTTCTCCACGCAGTGCGCCAGCACCGGTGGGCATCGGTGCCGGCTGAGGTGCAGCTGTATCCCAGTGATCAGCCTCGCCGCGACGAGACACCAGCACCGCGGGCAATCCCCGAGTTCGTCATGGGCCAGTTGGAAAACCCAGCCAACCTTGACCGGATCAGCGACCCCCGGATCCGGCTGCTGGTAGAGATCCTTATCCGCACCGGCTTGCGCATCGGCGACGCCACCCGGCTACCACTGGACTGCCTGGTCCGCGACCCGCAGGGCGCGGTCTATTTGCGCTATCGCAACCACAAGATGCGCCGCGACGCGGTGGTGCCCATCGACGACGAACTGGCCACCATGATCGAGGCGCAGCAGGCGTGTACTAAGCAACGGTTCCCCACTACCGGTGTGCTGTTGCCGCGCAGCAGCGCCAACCCCGGCGGGCGGCTGCCCATTCCCACCGCGACGTTCCACCTCCAGCTCGGCCAGTGGCCCGAAACGTGGTGTGTCACAGACGAACTCGATCAGCCAGTCCATGTCACAGCTCACCAGTTCCGGCACACAGCGGCCACTCGGTGGATCAACCATGACGTGCCGCAGGAAGTGGTCCGACGGCTGCTTGACCACACCAGCCACACCATGACGGCTGTGTATGCCCGCCTGGCCGACAGCACCATTCGCGAGCATTGGGAACGCGCCCAGAAGATCAACATCCGTTGGTGA
- a CDS encoding Rv0340 family IniB-related protein: protein MANSLLDFVISLVRDAEAAARYAANPAQAIADAHLTNVTSADVNNLIPVVSDSLSMAGSAGTAGATQVTDHGNVWASGAATAALDAFSPHSTAPVVQQHSPASYVINEPVVPRASENAADPHPVGIEPHQPSVLVTGADTPDSTFDDGSFPAHDPAVWDHPIIHPHTDDPDHHGFGIHG, encoded by the coding sequence ATGGCAAACTCGTTGCTCGACTTCGTCATCTCGCTTGTACGTGATGCCGAGGCGGCCGCACGCTATGCGGCCAACCCGGCCCAGGCGATCGCCGATGCGCACCTGACGAATGTGACCAGCGCCGACGTGAACAATCTGATTCCGGTGGTGTCGGATTCGCTGTCGATGGCCGGTTCGGCCGGCACAGCCGGCGCGACTCAAGTCACTGACCATGGCAACGTCTGGGCAAGCGGTGCGGCGACGGCTGCTCTCGATGCGTTCTCACCGCACAGCACGGCGCCGGTGGTCCAGCAGCACAGCCCGGCCAGCTATGTGATCAACGAACCCGTCGTCCCGAGGGCCAGCGAAAACGCTGCCGATCCTCATCCGGTCGGAATCGAACCGCATCAGCCGTCAGTGCTGGTCACCGGTGCTGACACGCCCGATTCGACGTTCGACGACGGTAGCTTCCCGGCGCACGACCCGGCTGTCTGGGATCACCCGATCATTCACCCGCACACCGACGACCCCGATCACCACGGGTTCGGTATCCACGGGTGA
- a CDS encoding PE family protein: MSFLTVAPEALAAAASDVAGIGSVLSEANAAAAGPTTALLAAGADEVSAAIATLFGFHGQAYQALSAQAGAFHTQFVQALNANAGSYAAAEATNAAQSILVDPLNGISQALTGRALIGNGTNGAPGTGQAGGAGGWLIGDGGNGGSGQSGVSGGQGGNGGAAGLFGNGGLGGAGGSGSINNGGNGGSGGTAGLFYGAGGAGGAGGNGSANGGNGGLGGAAGLIGNGGAGGVGGVGSSGLLTGGGAGGQGGSGGILFGNGGAGGAGGLGDVFVGGTGGNGGNAGFFGGVAGAGGAGGDSLGSLAGSGGNGGHAGLFGTGGGGGTGGASSVGFGGSGGDGGRGGLLSGTGGNGGTGGQGSLLGAPLTSTGGAGGNGGAAGLFGLGGAGGAGGAGYADTAGASATGGAGGAGGSGGIVVGNGGAGGNGGSGFLSAGAAGEGGNGGNGGKAGLIGNGGSGGNVGTPGANGLGLGTGGNGGNAQLIGNGGNGGNTGKAGVGTPGNPGSGGLLFGEIGQPGL, translated from the coding sequence ATGTCGTTTCTTACCGTGGCGCCAGAGGCATTGGCGGCGGCTGCGTCGGATGTTGCCGGGATTGGGTCGGTGCTCAGCGAGGCCAACGCGGCCGCGGCGGGCCCAACCACTGCGCTGCTCGCGGCCGGAGCCGACGAGGTGTCGGCCGCTATCGCAACGCTGTTCGGCTTCCACGGTCAGGCCTACCAGGCGCTCAGCGCCCAGGCGGGGGCGTTTCATACCCAGTTCGTGCAGGCGTTGAACGCCAATGCCGGCTCCTACGCGGCCGCCGAAGCAACCAACGCGGCCCAAAGCATCCTGGTGGACCCGCTGAACGGAATCAGCCAAGCACTGACCGGGCGCGCACTGATCGGCAACGGCACCAACGGGGCACCGGGAACCGGGCAAGCCGGCGGGGCCGGCGGCTGGTTGATCGGCGACGGCGGTAACGGCGGATCCGGCCAATCCGGGGTGTCCGGCGGGCAGGGCGGCAACGGCGGGGCCGCCGGACTGTTCGGTAACGGCGGCCTGGGTGGAGCCGGTGGCAGCGGCTCGATCAACAACGGCGGCAACGGCGGGAGCGGCGGAACCGCCGGACTGTTCTACGGCGCCGGCGGCGCCGGCGGCGCCGGCGGGAACGGCTCCGCCAACGGCGGTAATGGCGGCCTTGGGGGTGCCGCCGGCCTGATCGGTAACGGCGGCGCCGGCGGCGTTGGCGGAGTGGGCAGTAGCGGCTTGTTGACGGGCGGCGGGGCCGGCGGCCAGGGTGGGTCCGGCGGCATACTCTTCGGCAACGGCGGCGCTGGCGGCGCCGGCGGACTCGGTGACGTATTTGTCGGCGGGACCGGCGGCAACGGCGGCAATGCCGGGTTCTTCGGCGGGGTCGCCGGGGCCGGCGGCGCGGGCGGCGACTCGTTGGGTAGCCTTGCGGGCTCCGGCGGCAACGGCGGCCACGCGGGGCTGTTCGGGACCGGTGGCGGCGGAGGCACCGGCGGGGCGAGTTCCGTCGGGTTCGGTGGAAGCGGCGGCGACGGCGGCCGCGGCGGACTGCTCTCTGGCACGGGCGGCAATGGCGGCACCGGCGGGCAAGGCAGCCTCCTTGGCGCCCCGCTCACCAGCACAGGCGGTGCCGGCGGCAACGGTGGAGCCGCCGGCCTATTCGGCTTGGGTGGAGCGGGCGGTGCAGGTGGGGCCGGCTATGCCGACACTGCCGGTGCCAGCGCCACGGGCGGTGCCGGCGGCGCCGGCGGGTCCGGCGGCATCGTCGTCGGCAACGGCGGGGCCGGCGGCAACGGCGGGTCCGGCTTCCTGAGCGCCGGCGCCGCCGGAGAGGGCGGCAACGGCGGCAACGGCGGCAAAGCCGGGCTGATCGGCAACGGCGGCAGCGGCGGCAACGTCGGGACGCCCGGAGCGAACGGTCTCGGCCTCGGTACCGGAGGCAACGGCGGCAATGCACAGCTCATCGGCAACGGCGGCAACGGCGGCAACACCGGCAAAGCCGGAGTCGGAACCCCCGGCAACCCCGGCTCTGGCGGGTTGCTGTTCGGCGAGATCGGGCAGCCGGGGCTCTAG
- the iniR gene encoding isoniazid response ATPase/transcriptional regulator IniR, which produces MAGLARCGDTSVIPSPTDVPPGARGVLDHVANAATTPVKVLVCGGIGTGKTSLLAAARETLRRTGLTVLTRPPRDGDPPDAALVVDDAHLLTDAELLRLTERASDPRATLVVATEDHQHNPALCALTTAIDRERPRLSLGPLPVAEHLRECTAGLPFLIHAVSDGAHPPPQAATFALVERLRRLDEPTLDALLLMSLSLELGITDVAAALGVSTPDARRLVDRAHASGLVMPSHPAAFLQTVHDAIARIVGNAHHHHVETSLLRTQFDISPVSQDLALRLAEHGLRDDRLAGILSRQAVAAGDSARSARLYRAAVDAGATGLTSRLADALALTGDCAAAAALADQLLSSPDSAERAAAVRIAASVAVHDGNSAQAAELFGWLGPYPDAVVGSTAAIVLAAAGDLAAARAALRLKDSGPPTMAARASRSLAEGLLLTMDQPYPAAMARLGQALAAQQPIGEVFPDSPAALVTLAAIHAGDPVRARGVIGRAVHADRDALFRGRHLLLSAWIKMQDGQLPSAAADVAAAGTELHRRDTLWAAALRIAIARRSGDTGALHTQWPAAMEVLAEYSVDLFGLLPLAELWVAATRIRQQDQLRHPVNEAFALLDSLGSPPLWANPLHWAGVHAGILASSPESVAPHGQALAAAAAHSGLAQILSGAGRTWLRVLADQVDADEVTVAARSLSHVGLTSDATRLAGQAALQTPDAKVSGAMLQLARDLKLGTGSADVMDMEPTAGTSPAPRQPPTGTPLSDREREVAELLLLGLPYRDIGSRLFISAKTVEHHVARIRRRLGAESRSEMLSMLRAMLAPPS; this is translated from the coding sequence GTGGCTGGACTCGCGCGATGCGGCGACACATCGGTGATCCCCTCCCCCACCGATGTCCCGCCCGGCGCACGCGGTGTCCTCGACCACGTGGCCAACGCCGCCACGACGCCGGTCAAAGTCCTAGTCTGTGGTGGCATCGGTACCGGCAAGACATCCCTGTTAGCCGCGGCACGCGAGACGCTGCGCCGCACCGGGTTGACGGTCCTGACCCGCCCCCCACGGGACGGCGATCCGCCCGACGCGGCGCTCGTCGTCGACGACGCCCACCTGCTTACCGACGCCGAACTGCTGCGGCTTACCGAACGGGCATCCGACCCTCGCGCAACGCTCGTGGTGGCCACCGAAGACCACCAGCACAACCCCGCGCTATGTGCTCTGACGACGGCCATCGACCGGGAGCGCCCTCGACTATCGCTGGGTCCGCTGCCGGTTGCCGAGCATCTGCGTGAGTGCACAGCCGGGCTGCCGTTCCTTATCCATGCGGTGTCCGACGGAGCGCACCCGCCGCCACAGGCCGCCACGTTCGCGCTCGTCGAGCGGTTGCGCCGGCTCGACGAACCCACCCTCGACGCGCTGCTGCTGATGTCGCTGAGCTTAGAGTTAGGGATCACCGATGTGGCTGCGGCGCTTGGGGTTTCGACACCAGACGCGCGCCGGCTCGTCGATCGCGCGCATGCCAGCGGACTCGTCATGCCGTCCCATCCCGCGGCCTTCCTGCAGACAGTGCATGACGCCATCGCCCGGATTGTCGGCAACGCACACCATCATCACGTCGAAACATCGCTGCTGCGCACACAATTCGACATCTCGCCGGTATCTCAGGATCTTGCCTTGCGACTAGCCGAACATGGGCTGCGTGACGACCGGCTGGCCGGCATCCTCAGCCGACAGGCCGTCGCCGCGGGCGACTCGGCGCGCAGCGCACGGCTGTATCGCGCAGCGGTCGATGCGGGTGCGACCGGGCTGACCTCCCGGCTGGCCGATGCGCTTGCCCTCACTGGTGATTGCGCAGCAGCGGCAGCCCTGGCCGACCAACTGCTCAGCTCGCCCGACTCTGCCGAACGCGCTGCGGCGGTAAGGATTGCGGCCAGCGTGGCCGTCCATGATGGCAATTCCGCTCAGGCTGCCGAATTGTTCGGCTGGCTGGGCCCATACCCGGACGCGGTGGTCGGCTCGACCGCGGCCATCGTACTCGCGGCCGCGGGTGATCTGGCGGCTGCACGAGCCGCGTTGCGGCTCAAGGACTCTGGCCCGCCCACGATGGCCGCGCGTGCTTCGCGCAGCCTCGCCGAGGGGCTACTACTGACCATGGATCAGCCCTATCCGGCCGCGATGGCAAGACTGGGCCAGGCCCTTGCGGCCCAACAACCCATCGGCGAAGTCTTCCCGGACAGCCCCGCCGCGCTGGTCACGTTGGCCGCAATACACGCCGGCGACCCCGTCCGCGCCCGCGGTGTGATCGGGCGTGCGGTGCACGCCGATCGGGACGCGTTGTTCCGCGGCCGGCACCTACTGCTGTCCGCCTGGATCAAAATGCAGGACGGTCAGCTGCCGTCGGCCGCCGCGGATGTCGCCGCAGCCGGCACGGAGCTGCACCGACGTGACACGTTGTGGGCCGCGGCGCTACGCATAGCCATCGCGCGCCGCAGTGGCGACACCGGCGCGCTACACACGCAGTGGCCCGCAGCCATGGAGGTGCTCGCCGAATATTCCGTCGATCTGTTCGGCCTGTTGCCCCTCGCTGAATTGTGGGTGGCCGCCACCCGAATACGCCAGCAGGACCAACTGCGACACCCCGTGAATGAGGCGTTCGCCCTTCTGGATTCGCTGGGCAGCCCGCCCTTGTGGGCCAATCCACTGCATTGGGCCGGGGTGCACGCCGGAATACTTGCCAGCTCACCGGAATCGGTAGCGCCGCACGGTCAGGCCCTGGCCGCGGCGGCGGCCCACAGCGGCCTCGCGCAGATCCTCTCCGGCGCCGGCCGGACCTGGCTACGAGTGCTGGCCGACCAGGTCGACGCCGACGAGGTCACTGTGGCGGCGCGGTCGCTATCCCACGTTGGCCTGACCTCGGACGCGACCAGGCTGGCCGGTCAGGCTGCCCTGCAAACACCGGACGCCAAGGTTTCGGGGGCGATGCTGCAATTGGCCCGAGACCTCAAGCTGGGGACGGGTTCTGCGGACGTCATGGACATGGAGCCAACCGCGGGCACCTCGCCTGCACCGCGCCAGCCGCCGACGGGCACTCCGCTATCGGATCGCGAACGCGAAGTCGCCGAGTTGCTGCTGCTGGGGTTGCCGTACCGCGACATCGGCAGCCGATTGTTCATTTCGGCCAAGACGGTCGAACATCACGTCGCACGGATCCGCCGGCGGCTCGGCGCTGAGTCCCGCTCGGAAATGTTGTCGATGCTGCGGGCAATGCTGGCCCCGCCGTCCTGA